In Treponema vincentii, a single window of DNA contains:
- a CDS encoding ABC transporter ATP-binding protein, whose protein sequence is MFREMLKLLTKIGKRDLIISSIFFALYGLSSIAMIVIVFSILFQIFAGTSIKSLYAYFIAIALLVVFKGICNMIADMKKHNAGFDIVQQIRERMIIKLKKFSLGFYTNERLGEINTILHKDVDTMSLVVGHMWSRMFGDFLIAAVVCIGLASIDIRLALIMTVSVPITLAFLIMTIKRSQKIENKNNSALLDMVSLFVEYVRGIPVLKSFSNNKSLDSELIERTKKFGETSKVASRFKAKQLSVFGFLLDMGYLLLLVFGVMFVINGNLKVFNFIIFAVISKEFYKPFASMEQHYMYYVSAVDSYERLSRILYAEIIPDKADGIIPEHNDIAFENIEFAYQQDKFKMENISFDIAENTMTALVGESGSGKTTVTNLLLRFYDVQSGSITLGGIDIRDIPYDELLDRISIVMQNVQLFDNTIEENIRVGKKGATKEEIIEAAKKARIHNFIMNLPKGYETDIGENGGLLSGGQRQRISIARAFLKDAPILILDEMTSNVDPVNEALIQDGITELAKNRTVIVIAHHLRTIQKADQILVFQKGKLLERGKHRELLEKDGYYARLWKAQYEV, encoded by the coding sequence ATGTTTAGAGAAATGTTAAAATTACTTACCAAGATCGGCAAAAGAGATTTGATTATATCAAGTATATTCTTTGCTCTCTATGGGTTAAGCTCCATAGCGATGATTGTTATCGTCTTTTCTATCTTGTTTCAAATATTTGCCGGAACGAGTATAAAAAGTCTCTATGCCTATTTTATCGCAATTGCACTGCTTGTTGTATTTAAGGGCATCTGTAACATGATTGCGGATATGAAAAAGCACAACGCAGGATTTGATATTGTTCAGCAGATTAGAGAGCGAATGATTATTAAACTAAAAAAATTCAGCTTAGGATTCTATACTAATGAAAGGCTCGGTGAGATTAACACAATCCTTCATAAGGATGTCGATACTATGTCCCTTGTTGTAGGACATATGTGGTCAAGAATGTTCGGGGACTTTTTAATAGCGGCAGTTGTATGTATCGGTCTTGCAAGTATTGATATAAGGCTTGCACTGATAATGACAGTATCCGTTCCTATTACTCTTGCGTTTTTAATTATGACAATTAAAAGATCACAGAAAATTGAAAATAAGAACAACTCCGCTCTTTTGGATATGGTGAGTTTATTTGTTGAATATGTTAGAGGGATACCGGTATTAAAGAGTTTTTCCAACAACAAAAGTCTGGATAGTGAACTGATAGAAAGAACAAAAAAATTCGGAGAAACAAGCAAGGTTGCTTCAAGATTTAAGGCAAAACAATTATCCGTATTCGGTTTTTTACTTGATATGGGATATTTACTGCTTCTTGTATTTGGAGTGATGTTTGTGATAAACGGCAATTTGAAAGTATTTAATTTTATCATCTTTGCCGTTATTTCAAAGGAATTTTATAAGCCCTTTGCGTCGATGGAACAGCACTATATGTATTATGTTTCGGCAGTAGACAGTTATGAGCGGCTTTCAAGGATTTTATATGCAGAAATAATACCTGATAAAGCGGACGGTATTATTCCGGAACATAATGATATAGCTTTTGAAAATATCGAATTTGCATATCAACAAGATAAGTTCAAAATGGAAAATATAAGTTTTGACATTGCTGAGAACACGATGACCGCGCTTGTAGGAGAATCGGGAAGCGGTAAGACGACGGTTACGAATTTGCTTTTGCGATTTTACGATGTACAAAGCGGAAGTATTACGCTCGGCGGAATTGATATTCGGGATATTCCCTACGATGAGCTTTTGGATCGCATCAGCATTGTTATGCAAAATGTTCAGTTATTTGATAACACCATCGAGGAAAATATCCGAGTAGGAAAAAAAGGAGCAACGAAAGAAGAAATTATCGAAGCTGCAAAAAAAGCAAGGATACATAATTTTATTATGAACTTGCCGAAAGGCTATGAAACGGATATTGGAGAAAACGGAGGTCTCTTATCCGGCGGGCAAAGACAGCGAATTTCCATTGCACGCGCCTTTTTAAAAGACGCTCCGATTTTAATCCTCGACGAGATGACCAGTAATGTCGATCCCGTAAATGAGGCTTTAATACAGGATGGTATTACCGAACTTGCAAAAAACAGAACGGTCATAGTGATCGCTCATCATTTAAGGACTATTCAAAAGGCAGATCAAATTCTTGTGTTTCAAAAAGGAAAATTGCTTGAAAGAGGAAAGCATAGAGAACTTTTGGAAAAAGATGGGTACTATGCTCGGCTGTGGAAAGCACAGTATGAGGTGTAG
- a CDS encoding DUF4272 domain-containing protein, with protein MYIRPEDRREKSNAKIKGMGIACMEELPLVESSKEAKLKSFEEICNRAIACLLSIQLAEDIHNEQGYEESKELFLRLLKNYEVSDCLLEKEKRLFDGAYSEQDVIDVCWTYEAYWSLVWALGLVEDISYPNTICDVERAIKLVGDTDGKTAFKAQCKLRGIEEILDMLDLHYRYHWATEEKRLRPETEIKDLNPDVLMERRRGLEWLISEESDWFDISMDT; from the coding sequence ATGTACATAAGACCTGAAGATCGGCGTGAAAAATCGAATGCAAAAATAAAGGGAATGGGCATTGCCTGTATGGAAGAACTGCCCTTGGTGGAATCCTCAAAAGAGGCAAAGCTTAAAAGCTTTGAAGAAATCTGCAACAGAGCCATCGCATGCCTTTTGTCAATTCAATTGGCCGAAGACATTCATAATGAGCAAGGGTATGAAGAATCGAAGGAACTGTTTTTACGTTTGCTTAAAAACTACGAAGTATCGGACTGCCTTTTGGAAAAAGAAAAACGGCTTTTTGACGGGGCATACAGTGAACAGGATGTCATCGATGTCTGCTGGACTTATGAAGCCTATTGGTCGCTTGTGTGGGCTTTGGGCTTGGTCGAAGATATTTCGTATCCGAACACCATCTGTGATGTGGAGAGAGCGATAAAACTGGTCGGCGATACCGATGGGAAAACTGCGTTTAAAGCACAATGTAAGTTACGCGGAATAGAAGAAATACTGGATATGCTCGATCTTCACTACCGTTACCATTGGGCAACGGAGGAAAAGCGGCTCCGCCCGGAAACGGAAATCAAGGACTTAAATCCCGATGTTTTGATGGAACGGCGGCGCGGACTTGAATGGCTTATTTCCGAAGAATCCGATTGGTTCGATATTTCGATGGATACGTAA